One region of Alphaproteobacteria bacterium LSUCC0719 genomic DNA includes:
- the argC gene encoding N-acetyl-gamma-glutamyl-phosphate reductase, translated as MTYRIFIDGGAGTTGLQVHDRLLAHPLVDPVLLDDARRKDAAARRAMMGDCDLTILCLPDESARESAVMAAEAGARVIDASSAHRTADGWAYGFPELADDVRDHIATARQISNPGCYPTGFLALVRPLVDAGLLSADAKLAAPAVSGYSGGGKGMIARHENGDLPPHGAYGLALAHKHLPEMTRYAGLKTPPIFMPSVGSFYAGMLVHLPLHAAQLSKSVSPADLHDVLAAHYEGTQFLRMGAARAVDPETAALMLDASALAGSDYLEMFVFANADASQFWLTARLDNLGKGASGAAVQNMNIALGFDEATGLTL; from the coding sequence ATGACCTATCGCATTTTCATCGATGGCGGGGCCGGTACAACCGGCCTGCAGGTGCATGACAGGCTGCTGGCGCATCCGCTGGTAGACCCCGTCCTGCTTGATGACGCGCGGCGCAAGGATGCGGCGGCGCGGCGTGCGATGATGGGTGACTGCGACCTGACGATCCTCTGCCTGCCTGACGAGTCGGCGCGGGAATCGGCGGTGATGGCTGCTGAAGCGGGCGCACGGGTGATCGACGCGTCCTCGGCCCACCGGACTGCCGATGGCTGGGCCTATGGGTTTCCCGAACTTGCAGATGACGTCCGCGACCACATCGCCACCGCGCGCCAGATCAGCAACCCCGGTTGCTATCCGACCGGATTTCTGGCGCTTGTCAGACCGCTTGTCGATGCCGGCCTGCTGTCGGCAGACGCAAAGCTCGCCGCGCCGGCCGTGTCCGGCTACAGCGGCGGTGGCAAGGGGATGATTGCCCGCCATGAAAATGGCGATCTGCCGCCTCACGGTGCCTATGGGCTGGCGCTGGCGCACAAGCATCTTCCCGAAATGACGCGCTATGCCGGGCTGAAAACGCCGCCGATCTTCATGCCATCGGTTGGGTCCTTCTATGCCGGCATGCTGGTGCATCTGCCGCTGCATGCAGCGCAGCTTTCGAAATCCGTGTCACCGGCCGACCTCCATGATGTTCTGGCAGCACATTATGAAGGTACGCAGTTTTTGCGTATGGGTGCGGCGCGTGCAGTTGATCCGGAAACGGCCGCTCTGATGCTTGATGCGTCCGCGCTTGCCGGCAGTGACTATCTGGAGATGTTCGTCTTTGCCAATGCCGATGCCAGCCAGTTCTGGCTGACGGCGCGGCTTGACAATCTTGGCAAGGGGGCGTCCGGCGCGGCGGTGCAGAACATGAACATCGCCCTCGGGTTTGACGAAGCCACCGGCCTGACACTTTGA